In Streptomyces nojiriensis, one genomic interval encodes:
- a CDS encoding class I SAM-dependent methyltransferase: MTAHEYRAWSDGCYARAIHAPQRALPLYLGDAEGWSFPLDLERWCARADAADRTVLRRCTGRVLDIGCGAGRMVEALAGRGHHVLGIDVCPVAVITTACRGGSAVSRSVFDPLPDEGRWGTALLIDGNIGIGGEPRRLLQRIREVVAPEGLLLVETAAGEVDERRRVRIHSGRHPVSAVFPWAVVGATALRRHAMESGWTEAERWTSGRGRHFVALRACR; the protein is encoded by the coding sequence GTGACCGCTCATGAATACCGGGCCTGGAGCGACGGCTGCTACGCGCGGGCGATCCACGCCCCGCAGCGTGCCCTGCCCCTGTACCTGGGTGATGCGGAGGGCTGGTCCTTCCCGCTGGACCTGGAAAGGTGGTGCGCCCGGGCGGACGCGGCCGACCGTACCGTGCTGCGGCGGTGCACCGGCCGGGTGTTGGACATCGGGTGCGGCGCCGGCCGTATGGTCGAGGCGCTCGCGGGGCGTGGCCACCACGTCCTCGGGATCGACGTCTGTCCTGTCGCAGTGATCACGACCGCCTGCCGGGGCGGTTCTGCGGTGAGCAGATCGGTCTTCGACCCGCTTCCCGACGAGGGTCGGTGGGGGACGGCGCTGCTGATCGACGGCAACATCGGGATCGGTGGCGAGCCACGACGGCTGCTGCAGCGTATCCGGGAGGTCGTGGCTCCGGAGGGTCTCCTCCTGGTGGAGACCGCAGCCGGGGAGGTCGACGAGCGCCGTCGCGTGCGCATCCACTCCGGCCGCCATCCGGTCAGCGCAGTCTTCCCGTGGGCCGTGGTCGGGGCCACTGCTCTCCGCCGTCACGCCATGGAGTCCGGGTGGACCGAGGCCGAACGGTGGACCAGCGGGCGAGGACGTCACTTCGTCGCGCTGCGCGCCTGCCGCTGA
- a CDS encoding flotillin family protein — protein MDAISLGFGILVAVVLLVVITLLLVVSRLFRKVEQGRALIISKTKKVDVTFTGAVVLPVLHKAEYMDISVKTIEIRRTGREGLICKDNIRADIHISFFVRVNKTVEDVIKVAQAIGTATASDKTAIQNFFAAKFSEALKTVGKQLDFVDLYTKREEFRDRIIQVIGTDLNGYHLDDAAIDFLEQTPMTQLDAANILDAQGIRKITELTTVEHVRTNEFQRTEEKEITRQNVDAREAILELERRQAEAEIKQRRDVETVRAREEAETARVQEEERLRAQGAFLRTEEQLGIQRENQAREVAVAAKNRERVIAVENERIEKDRMLEVIARERETQLTRIAADKEVETEKRDIAEVVRERIAVDRTVAEQEESIKKLRIVEEAERSRQAVVIAAEAEAQERLVKDIKAAEAGEAAAVHRAAEQLTLAEARVKAAELDARAKLRLAEGIQAETAAPGLAAVQVREKEADAIEKTGLAEAQATEARLKAQAEGTRAQAGADAAMIGEKLKAEAAGLTEKAAAMAALDEASRGHEEYRLRLAAEKEIRLAGLDVQRQVAEAQAMVVAAGLEKADINIVGGDSVFFDRLVSSISLGKGIDAFVRHSDTAQALAKPWLDGTSDFTEDITRVLGSVSTSDVQNLTVSALLMKLMQGGSAQAGPLGELLEKAGQLGLADMPLTKLGAGLNGSAKTKA, from the coding sequence ATGGATGCCATCTCCCTCGGCTTCGGCATACTCGTCGCCGTCGTCCTGCTCGTCGTCATCACGTTGCTTCTGGTGGTCAGCAGGCTGTTCCGCAAGGTGGAGCAGGGCCGGGCCCTGATCATCTCCAAGACGAAGAAGGTGGACGTCACCTTCACGGGCGCCGTCGTACTCCCGGTGCTGCACAAGGCCGAGTACATGGACATCTCGGTGAAGACGATCGAGATCCGCCGGACCGGACGGGAGGGGCTGATCTGCAAGGACAACATCCGCGCCGACATCCACATCAGCTTCTTCGTCCGGGTGAACAAGACCGTCGAGGACGTCATCAAGGTCGCCCAGGCCATCGGCACGGCGACCGCCAGCGACAAGACGGCCATCCAGAACTTCTTCGCCGCCAAGTTCTCCGAAGCCCTCAAGACCGTGGGCAAGCAGCTCGACTTCGTCGACCTGTACACCAAGCGCGAGGAGTTCCGGGACCGGATCATCCAGGTGATCGGCACGGACCTGAACGGCTATCACCTCGACGACGCCGCCATCGACTTCCTCGAACAGACCCCGATGACACAGCTGGACGCCGCCAACATCCTGGACGCCCAGGGCATCCGGAAGATCACCGAGCTGACGACCGTCGAGCACGTGCGCACGAACGAGTTCCAGCGCACGGAGGAGAAGGAGATCACCCGGCAGAACGTCGACGCCCGCGAGGCCATCCTGGAGCTGGAACGCCGCCAGGCCGAAGCCGAGATCAAGCAGCGCCGTGACGTCGAGACCGTCCGGGCCCGCGAGGAGGCCGAGACCGCCCGCGTGCAGGAGGAGGAGCGACTGCGCGCCCAGGGAGCCTTCCTGCGCACCGAGGAGCAGCTCGGCATCCAGCGGGAGAACCAGGCCCGTGAGGTGGCGGTCGCCGCGAAGAACCGCGAGCGGGTCATCGCGGTGGAGAACGAGCGCATCGAGAAGGACCGGATGCTGGAGGTCATCGCGAGGGAGCGCGAGACCCAGCTGACCCGGATCGCCGCCGACAAGGAGGTCGAGACCGAGAAGCGGGACATCGCCGAGGTCGTGCGCGAGCGGATCGCGGTGGACCGCACGGTCGCCGAGCAGGAGGAGTCCATCAAGAAGCTCCGCATCGTCGAGGAGGCCGAGCGGTCCCGGCAGGCCGTGGTCATCGCCGCCGAGGCCGAGGCCCAGGAGCGCCTGGTGAAGGACATCAAGGCGGCGGAGGCGGGCGAGGCGGCGGCCGTGCACCGGGCCGCCGAGCAGCTCACGCTGGCGGAGGCCCGCGTCAAGGCCGCCGAGCTCGACGCCCGCGCCAAGCTCAGGCTCGCGGAAGGCATCCAGGCCGAGACGGCAGCGCCCGGGCTGGCCGCCGTACAGGTCCGTGAGAAGGAGGCCGACGCGATCGAGAAGACCGGCCTGGCGGAGGCGCAGGCCACCGAGGCCCGGCTGAAGGCGCAGGCCGAGGGGACGAGGGCGCAGGCGGGCGCGGACGCGGCGATGATCGGCGAGAAGCTGAAGGCGGAGGCCGCCGGTCTGACCGAGAAGGCCGCCGCGATGGCCGCCCTGGACGAGGCCTCGCGCGGGCACGAAGAGTACCGGCTGCGGCTGGCGGCGGAGAAGGAGATCCGGCTGGCCGGTCTCGACGTCCAGCGGCAGGTCGCCGAAGCACAGGCCATGGTGGTCGCGGCCGGGCTGGAGAAGGCCGACATCAACATCGTCGGCGGCGACTCGGTGTTCTTCGACCGGCTCGTCTCCTCGATCTCGCTCGGCAAGGGCATCGACGCGTTCGTCCGGCACTCCGACACCGCGCAGGCGCTCGCCAAACCGTGGCTGGACGGCACGTCCGACTTCACGGAGGACATCACCCGGGTCCTCGGTTCGGTCTCGACCTCGGACGTGCAGAACCTGACCGTGTCCGCACTGCTGATGAAGCTGATGCAGGGCGGGAGCGCCCAGGCCGGGCCCCTGGGCGAGCTGCTGGAGAAGGCCGGCCAGCTGGGACTCGCCGACATGCCCCTGACCAAGCTGGGCGCCGGCCTCAACGGGTCGGCCAAGACCAAGGCCTGA
- a CDS encoding GPI anchored serine-threonine rich family protein produces METLATARRRPHLVLAAAVLALAYSAVTGVTQPQPAAAAAKFAQPISNAVWEAGMTYSIMWTDGTPGSRSLRLMKGQATALQQVARIATVDGASGTYEWTVPADLPTDDTYAIALGTPPDIGYSGQFTITRDGNGAPSPVGERPPAPMPAPVPTRP; encoded by the coding sequence ATGGAAACCCTCGCTACCGCCCGGCGGCGGCCTCACCTGGTGCTCGCGGCCGCCGTCCTGGCCCTCGCGTACAGCGCCGTCACCGGCGTGACCCAGCCCCAGCCCGCCGCCGCGGCCGCTAAGTTCGCACAGCCCATCTCCAATGCCGTCTGGGAGGCGGGCATGACCTACTCCATCATGTGGACCGACGGGACCCCCGGAAGCCGGTCGCTCAGGTTGATGAAGGGACAGGCCACAGCTCTCCAGCAGGTGGCGCGGATCGCCACGGTGGACGGAGCCTCTGGCACGTACGAATGGACCGTCCCAGCCGACCTGCCCACCGACGACACGTACGCGATCGCCCTCGGGACCCCACCGGACATCGGCTACAGCGGCCAGTTCACCATCACCCGCGACGGTAACGGCGCCCCGTCCCCGGTCGGGGAACGGCCCCCGGCCCCGATGCCAGCTCCTGTCCCCACCAGGCCTTAG
- a CDS encoding molybdopterin-dependent oxidoreductase, with protein sequence MGAGPPPGPARPEFWRSPLRGPWLTAVFGLVLLFGITVLFVTGLLSYAAYNPDLAAVNDQTPGKGWLGFYLFSWPTSPYWLYRLTQGVHVTLGIVLVPVLLAKLWSVIPKLFEWPPVRSISHALERLSLLLLVGGAGFEFVTGILNVQLHYIFPGSFYTLHFYGAWVFIGAFVVHVTFRLPRALRAVRPRHGEPASGTEEAVGLVSPRPATPTISRRGALAMVGLGSVVLLVVTAGQSIGGWWRRTALLAPHGQDPGSGPNGFQINKTAASVGIRPSDVGPAWRLTVRGPGHQVDLTYDQLLAMTQHESALPIACVEGWSTPDQRWGGVRLTDLAALVGLGVNTPEVLVESVQRGGSFSSAVLSDHQVRDSRSLLAVRVNGATLSADHGYPARAIVAGAPGVHNTKWVTRLTFGEPA encoded by the coding sequence CTGGGGGCGGGCCCGCCTCCGGGTCCCGCTCGTCCGGAGTTCTGGCGGAGTCCGCTGCGCGGTCCCTGGCTGACCGCGGTGTTCGGGTTGGTCCTGCTGTTCGGGATCACGGTGCTCTTCGTGACGGGCCTGCTGTCGTACGCGGCGTACAACCCCGATCTCGCGGCGGTCAACGACCAGACACCGGGCAAGGGGTGGCTCGGCTTCTACCTGTTCTCGTGGCCGACGTCCCCGTACTGGCTCTACCGGCTCACCCAGGGCGTCCACGTGACCTTGGGGATCGTCCTGGTGCCCGTCCTGCTGGCGAAGCTGTGGTCGGTCATCCCGAAGCTGTTCGAGTGGCCACCGGTCCGCTCGATCAGCCACGCTCTGGAGCGGCTGTCCCTGCTCCTGCTGGTCGGCGGCGCCGGCTTCGAGTTCGTCACCGGCATCCTCAACGTCCAGCTCCATTACATCTTCCCCGGCTCCTTCTACACCCTGCACTTCTACGGAGCCTGGGTGTTCATCGGCGCCTTCGTCGTCCACGTGACCTTTCGACTCCCGAGGGCCTTGAGAGCCGTACGGCCACGGCACGGGGAGCCGGCTTCAGGTACCGAGGAAGCCGTCGGTCTGGTCTCGCCACGCCCCGCCACGCCGACCATCTCCCGCCGGGGTGCCCTGGCCATGGTGGGGCTCGGGTCGGTCGTGCTGCTGGTCGTCACGGCGGGGCAGAGCATCGGCGGATGGTGGCGACGGACCGCCCTGCTGGCCCCGCACGGCCAGGACCCGGGTTCGGGCCCGAACGGGTTCCAGATCAACAAGACCGCCGCCTCGGTCGGCATCCGGCCCAGCGACGTCGGTCCCGCGTGGCGGCTGACCGTACGCGGCCCGGGGCATCAGGTCGACCTGACGTACGACCAGCTCCTGGCCATGACCCAGCACGAGTCGGCCTTGCCCATCGCCTGCGTGGAAGGCTGGTCGACCCCCGACCAGCGGTGGGGCGGGGTCCGGCTCACCGATCTGGCCGCACTCGTCGGACTCGGTGTGAACACCCCGGAGGTCCTCGTCGAGTCGGTGCAGCGCGGCGGCTCGTTCAGCTCGGCCGTCCTCAGCGACCACCAGGTCCGTGACAGCCGCTCGCTCCTGGCCGTCCGCGTCAACGGGGCGACCCTCTCCGCCGACCACGGCTACCCGGCCCGAGCCATCGTCGCCGGGGCTCCCGGGGTCCACAACACCAAATGGGTCACCCGCCTCACGTTCGGCGAGCCCGCATGA
- a CDS encoding PucR family transcriptional regulator yields MTDRTAAADHLAGYADIVGAACATGRRLSRDELESRRTEGERAAEAGLPLRGLIRDHLAAAQTVRPAAPSSSDALLSVVEQAVDAFLEGYERAQQQAVRQEEAARREFIDDLLYGGSDLGRLAERAERFGLRLSQAHAVAVAAGPEPYGDGFRVARGIETAVLTRFPGRQILLTTKDGRLICVAPGDQPDVLAFFAKQAYAATDGGRVAIGRSHPGAGGVVHSYEEALSALDIASRMGLDGPVLHAVDLLVYPVLTRDRQAMEDLVESTLGPLRTARGGAQPLIDTLTAYFDSGCVATEAARRLSLSVRALTYRLERIHSLTAADPADPVNRYTLQTAVIGARLLGWPGDES; encoded by the coding sequence GTGACGGACCGTACGGCAGCAGCGGATCACCTGGCCGGCTATGCCGACATCGTCGGCGCGGCCTGCGCCACGGGCCGCCGCCTGAGCCGCGACGAGCTCGAGTCCCGCCGGACGGAGGGCGAGCGGGCAGCGGAGGCCGGCCTCCCGTTGCGCGGCCTGATACGGGACCACCTGGCGGCGGCGCAGACCGTGCGGCCGGCCGCCCCTTCATCGTCCGACGCGCTGCTGTCCGTGGTGGAGCAGGCCGTGGACGCCTTCCTCGAAGGCTACGAGCGTGCGCAGCAGCAGGCGGTCCGTCAGGAGGAGGCCGCCCGGCGCGAGTTCATCGACGACCTCCTCTACGGTGGCAGCGATCTGGGACGCCTCGCGGAGCGGGCCGAGCGGTTCGGGCTGCGCCTGTCCCAGGCCCACGCCGTGGCGGTCGCGGCCGGGCCCGAGCCGTACGGCGACGGCTTCCGCGTGGCCCGGGGCATCGAGACGGCCGTGCTCACCCGCTTCCCGGGCCGACAGATCCTGCTGACCACCAAGGACGGCCGGCTCATCTGCGTCGCTCCCGGGGACCAGCCTGACGTCCTGGCCTTCTTCGCCAAGCAGGCGTACGCCGCCACCGACGGCGGCCGGGTCGCCATCGGGCGCTCCCACCCGGGGGCCGGCGGGGTGGTCCACTCCTACGAGGAAGCCCTGAGCGCCCTCGACATCGCCTCGCGCATGGGGCTCGACGGGCCCGTACTGCACGCCGTCGACCTCCTCGTCTACCCGGTCCTGACCCGGGACCGGCAGGCAATGGAAGACCTCGTGGAGAGTACGCTCGGTCCCCTGCGCACGGCGCGGGGCGGTGCCCAGCCCCTGATCGACACGCTCACCGCCTACTTCGACAGCGGATGCGTCGCCACCGAGGCCGCCCGCCGCCTGTCGCTGAGCGTGCGAGCGCTCACCTACCGCCTGGAACGCATCCACTCCCTCACCGCCGCCGACCCGGCCGACCCCGTGAACCGCTACACCCTCCAGACGGCCGTGATCGGCGCCCGGCTGCTCGGCTGGCCCGGCGACGAGAGCTGA
- a CDS encoding cation:proton antiporter gives MVLVVVFGIALLVAVLLSGLAARTVLSTSLLFLLGGALVNDGFLGLIHITSDSEIVGVTADLALFAVLFTDGMHVSLPALRRNWKNPARALGLGMPLAMAGTALITHYLAGLDWTTSFLVGAVLAPTDPVFASAIVGRKEVPAKLRQLLNVESGINDGLALPVVLILIAAAGPTSGTAQASVGEIALELAMGLAFGVVLPLGVAWLVRLRLLGAEPKLQQLLPLATGVILYAACHLTHANPYLAAFSAGAVLASVSPEAKTAFEPLGEALAELAKFAALLVFGALLTPALFGDLSAGGYATVVLAIALIRPASLLVSLLGARIERREKLIAAWFGPKGFASVVYGLLVLQAGIPQGQEAYTLIAVCIAFSIIAHSSTDVPIARLFHVDDLAGIPTDADHGNQTRLPHPCDTPDQEKHHASP, from the coding sequence ATGGTGCTCGTCGTTGTGTTCGGTATCGCTCTGCTCGTCGCGGTGCTGCTGTCCGGGCTGGCCGCCCGTACGGTGCTGTCGACCTCGCTGCTCTTCCTGTTGGGCGGCGCCCTGGTCAACGACGGTTTCCTCGGGCTCATCCACATCACCTCCGACAGCGAGATCGTGGGCGTGACAGCGGATCTGGCCCTGTTCGCCGTGCTGTTCACGGACGGCATGCACGTCTCCCTTCCCGCATTGCGCCGGAACTGGAAGAACCCCGCGAGAGCGCTGGGCCTCGGAATGCCGCTGGCGATGGCCGGCACGGCGCTGATCACGCACTACCTCGCCGGACTGGACTGGACGACCTCGTTCCTGGTCGGGGCCGTGCTCGCCCCCACCGATCCGGTGTTCGCCTCGGCGATCGTCGGGCGCAAGGAGGTCCCGGCGAAGCTGCGCCAGCTTCTCAACGTGGAGAGCGGCATCAACGACGGCCTCGCCCTGCCGGTCGTCCTCATCCTGATCGCCGCCGCAGGCCCCACCTCCGGGACGGCGCAGGCATCCGTCGGGGAGATCGCCCTGGAGCTCGCCATGGGCCTGGCCTTCGGGGTCGTCCTGCCGCTCGGCGTGGCCTGGCTGGTGCGTCTGCGCCTCCTCGGTGCGGAACCGAAGCTGCAGCAGCTGCTGCCGCTGGCGACCGGGGTCATCCTCTATGCCGCGTGCCACCTGACCCACGCCAACCCCTACCTGGCGGCGTTCTCCGCCGGCGCCGTGCTCGCCTCGGTCTCGCCGGAGGCGAAGACCGCCTTCGAGCCCCTCGGAGAGGCGCTGGCCGAACTCGCGAAGTTCGCGGCCCTGCTCGTCTTCGGCGCCCTGCTGACCCCGGCCCTGTTCGGGGACCTTTCAGCGGGCGGCTACGCGACCGTCGTCCTGGCCATCGCGCTGATCCGGCCGGCGTCGCTGCTCGTGTCGCTGCTGGGCGCGCGGATCGAGAGGCGCGAGAAGCTGATCGCCGCCTGGTTCGGCCCCAAGGGCTTCGCCTCGGTGGTCTACGGCCTCCTCGTACTCCAGGCCGGGATTCCCCAGGGCCAGGAGGCGTACACACTGATCGCCGTCTGCATCGCCTTCTCGATCATCGCCCACAGCAGCACCGACGTGCCCATCGCCCGCCTCTTCCACGTCGACGACCTCGCGGGCATCCCGACCGACGCCGACCACGGCAACCAGACCCGCCTCCCTCACCCGTGCGACACGCCCGATCAGGAGAAGCACCATGCCAGCCCGTGA